The stretch of DNA ctagctactaactatggacccgtaggtctgaggtaaactactcacacttcatcggaggggctatggtgttgatgtagaagccctgatcgatgcctcctccggcggagctccggaacaggccccaagatgggatctcgtggatacagaaagttgcaatggtggaattaggtttttggctccgtatctgatcgtttgggggtacgtggatatatataggaggaaggagtacgtcggtggagcaacaaggggaccacgagggtggagggcgcgcctggtaggggtgggcgcaccctcctacatcgtggcctcctcttttctttcttgacgcagggtccaagtctccctggtcttattcgttgagaaaatcacgttcctgaaggtttcattccgtttggactccgtttgatattccttttcttcgaaaccctaaaacaggcaaaaaacagtaattctgggctgggcctctggttaatacgttagtcccaaaaataatataaaagtggataataagcccaataatgtccaaaacagtagataatatagcatgcagcaatcaaaaattatagatacgttggagacgtatcacgtccatcttgatcttgtgatcatcgacgacatccgcaacatgcaactccaatatcatcttctcctgctcattttttttactttttccttcaagtaattgttttcttcttcaactaaatttaacctctcgacaatagggtcggttggaatttctggttcacatacctcctagataaataaaatctatgtcacgttggtcggcataattgtcataaacaataaatgaaccaaatatttataaaagataatatataccacatccgactcatagccaggacgagggccgacgggggcggataccaaaaccattgcactatataataacaagcaataataaaagtaagaaaaatagaaaagtatctatctaaagtaagtattttttttctttcagaaagaagataagaacaagaagctcaccacggtggtgccggcgacgagatcggcgcgggcgaccgacggcggtgaagacggggaagGGACATGACGGActgctaaatctagacaaatctcgggtaaaatggagcttggaggtcgagcttcgagaggtgaaagcttaactagtgtggcatttcatcgaacaccgcatgtgcataggaggtgagctagagcaccacaaagcacTCCCCTCGCCGGCTAGAAAAAGCAGAGCAGTGTGGAGTGTTCTGCTGCAgcgatggggtatatataggcaactcactggtcccggttcgtggctggaaccgggactaatgtccccccttctgtcccggttccagccacgaaccaggaccaatgactgtgggccaggagcgagggccattggtcccggttcgtgcttggaaccgggacaaatgggtccagacgaaccgggaccaatgcctcATGAGGCCCGGCCGGCCCACTGGGCGCACGAACCGGGACGCATGCCCCCCATGGGccccggttcgtgactgaaccgggactaatgggctagCCAGGCCCCAACCAAAGCcttgttttctactagtggctACATCACAAGGTCTCGACCATTCTGTAAATATAAATGTGTTCGTGTGATTCCAAAAAGGGGATTCTATGATAAAATTTCCAATTAAGTAGACATAAGCATAATAGGTGTAACATTCGAGGATCCATATTACTTGAAGTTTGATCGAGCACAAATGAAATATATTACTGAAAGTTTGTTCGCGCACATATGAAATACATAACTTTCTATGTGATCGTCACTAATCTAATTATACATTAACTAATGTATTAGTATTTTATATAAGAATTGTTCCAAATAAAAAAATGACATATAGATGCACGTGGTGGACTGTAGAAACTCATGTATGGAATCAAATGACGGAATTTCTCTCTCCTCCATAGCTTCTTCCATTGTAGTGTCGTGATATTAACCTCATAGATGCCAATGTCCGCAGTTAATATCACTGCCCTCCACAGATCCAATCAGTCTAAGCCTTTTGGTTGGATTTTGAATAGGGATAAGATTCATGAGTTCGACGACTCTAGGCATAGTCCATGATGCAAATCCATTAGAATCCAATTGTCTTGACCACATGTTGAGGATTACCATGTCCACATGTGCAAACCCCAAACTTCCATCCTCCATCGCCATGAGGATAGGGGAACCGCTAATGACAACCCCCAACAATGGCGCATCAATCAGCGATAAGCAATTAGAGCTCAAGTCATATTTGAGAACTTCTACACTATCATCGTCATTATGTGTAAGCATGAAGTGAAGTGCATTTTCAACGAGGATGGAGGGCATTGAGTCGATGAATGCATCAGGTGCAAGTTATAGACTAGAGCACATATCGCTCCACTCAAAATCTGAGCATGACTTGCTCCGGTCACTTGACACCGGCAAGGACACACACACATGTGCAACACAATCTTCATCATCAGTCATGTCAATGCCCAAGAATACCACCTAGAAGGGCCCTACATGACACGCACAATGGTCACAATCGCTCGCAGCACAAGGCAATGCAGTGGCCCGTCGATGTAGCCCATTGACACCGGCACTTTCAGCTTTCTTTGGCGACCCGTCATGGGGTCCCACATGACAAGGTGGGTCGGGGGCCAATTATCCCGAAGGAGAACACGACCATGGCGACAGTCCCACACAGGGTATTTATAGTtacccccccctcccccccccccgatCGTCGGGAATGTCTGCACCGAATTTCATGGTGGAGATAAAGCGTGGGGAGGGGGCTTTCCTCGGGAGAAAGTCGAGGGGCCAGGAATAAAGGAACCCTAGCATGGGGGGAGATCCATGGAACTTACGGTAGCGGGAATGAAAGGCATGGTAGGAGAGAAGACCGAGCCATCGCTTGTTGGCAATGTAGGCACGCATGAGGCACGCAGGCTCATTCAGTGGGAGGCGAAAGAAGATCTCCTCGAGTAGTTCGTTCGGTAGCGATTGTATCGTTGGTGGCGGCAACATGGTTGGTGGAGGCGATGGTTTCGGGAGGGGAGAGGTTTGAGGGTATGTTTTATGATGATTTTGGGGAGTTAGTGTTTCTTGCCGATATTGGCCACCCTATGGGCCACCGAAAGCTCAATCAATATTTTGGCTAGCCAAAGAATTAAAAAGGCTAGCTTGGGCTAAACTCAAGACACACCGGGTCCCTTGCAGGCTACCCAGGCCTAGAGGCAGGCTTGCCACCAGGCTTCCCACCGAGAGGCCACCCTCGATGTATTACACCGTCACCCAGCACGCGCGTGCAAGCCCTGGCTCTGTGGTTTTGCAGCTTCGCCGTCGGCTAGGCGTGTGCGCGGCCTCGGGGCCGGCGTGGAAGTCGGAGCGGCGGCTCTGGAGATGGTTGTAGGGTGTCGGCTCCGGTTGCTCGGGTGGCGAAGCTGGCGGCTCGCATGGTGCGCGGCCTCGGGGCCGGCGTGGAAGTCGGAGCGGCGGCTCTGGAGATGGTTGTAGGGTGTCGGCTCCGGTTGCTCGGGTGGCGAAGCTGGCGGCTCGCATGGTGCGCGGCCTCGGGGCCGGCGTGGAAGTCGGAGCGGCGGCTCTGGAGATGGTTGTAGGGTGTCGGCTACGGGTTGCTTGGGTGACGTAGTCGGCGGCTCGGCTGGAGCGTGGCCCTGGGTCGGTGTGTTTTTTTTTGTTATCCCTGATTAATCAAGAATGTTAGATTTTTGGGTCCGGTTTTCCTTATAAACTGGACCAACTCTCTTTTTCTTAATGAAATGCTTTGGAGGTGTTGTCGAAAAAAAAACAGAGTGGGTGGGACACGGAGCAAAGGGAAAGCACGGAGTAGAGGTGCGTGTGCGGTGACGCTGGGCCGAGACGGAAGCGCAAGCGCTGACGCCTCACTCACGGCACGGGGCTGACACTAGTTACTTACTTGTAGGCCCCCTTTCCGATCTCCACTCCACAGTCCTACTCCTACCTACCCACCCATCCTCCCCGTCCGAGTCTCCAGCCGCCGGAAGAGCAGGGCGAGATGAGCTCCGGGATGGGGAAGGTGGTGTGCGTCACCGGCGCCTCGGGCTACATCGCCTCCTGGCTCGTCAAGCTCCTCCTTCACCGCGGCTACACCGTCCGCGCCACCGTCAGGGACACCGGTACGGTCAGGACCCCCTCCCCTCCTTCGCTCTCCCCGCCTGCTCCATGACTTTCGCTTGGTTATAGGTCTAGTTTGTTCTTGGTCCCCGCGGCCGCCAGGGATTCATCGATTCAGTCATTCACTGGGTGGGTGGGGAACTAGGTTTTGTTCAGCTTGTCAAATTGGAATTAATTGTACAAGGAAGAAGAAGCTGTTATCATGCTGTGAGTGAGTGCTGGGGAGTCAACGCCATCTCTCCACTGCAACTAGTATTATCTGTATAAATCTGAATCTAGATTCTCTAAGAGTCAAGGGGCAGCCATTCTGACCTGTGAATTAAAAACTACACAACTGATTTCCCATAATACTGTTGCTAGTGTGTTGCTGCGACAGTCATTTTTCTTTCATTATAATAAATCCTTTAGATTGTTGGAGTTCAGAATCAACATAGATTGGTCGTTGGAATGTTTTCTTTTTAATAAAAACATGCATGTGTGGCGCTAACTGAACTGCCGGTTCCTACTTGCAGCCGACCCCAAGAGAACATTGCACCTGCAGGCCCTGGATGGAGCCAAGGACAGGCTCCACTTGTTCAAAGCAAGCTTGTTGGAAGAAGGCTCTTTCGATGCTGCCGTTGCCGGCTGCGATTGTGTCTTCCACACGGCCTCTCCCTTTTATCACAATGTCAAGGATCCCAAGGTTAGCACACATCATGGTCACTGTGCACAATTAGATACAACATGTGTTTGTTCCTTATATGCATGTGTGCGGGCTTATGTTTTCAACAGCTAAATCTGTTGATGATGTTTAGATAGTAAATACAACAGCTTCACCGGACGTTTGTTCTGTATGCTTATGTGTGTCTTTACTGTCTTGCAGGCTGAGTTACTTGACCCAGCTGTCAATGGAACACTCAATGTTCTCCGTTCCTGCAAGAAAGCCTCTATCAAGAGAGTGATCATAACGTCGTCCATGGCTGCTGTTGCCTACAATGGGAAGCCAAGAACTCCTGATGTAGTGGTTGATGAGACATGGTTTTCAAGTGCAGAGGTCTGTGAAAAGAATGAGGTAATATGTCTTTCTGTGCTGGTAGAGCTCTGCTTGTTTTTCACATATGGAGTGGTAAAATTCTGGGTTGATTTGCATATATGGTGTGGCAAGTCACGTTAATAAATACATCCAGCTCTATATGTCTACCACTCTGCCTGCACTCAAATGCCCTTCATTTGTGTACTAGATGATTTACATACACCTCTACTGAAATACAGTTTCTTAGGATGACAGGGTGATACCATTGTTGTTGAAGATCTTGGTTTTGTGTTTTCACACAAGGATGTAAGTTGTGCCCAAATGATACATTATCCATAACAAGTGTAAGAATATGAAAGTAACTGTCAATTGATCTTGTTCCATCTTTATTTGTGTCATACTATACTTGGTTGGTTTACAGGGAGAAAATATTATACCTGGTTAAGTCATCACTAATGCCAGTATGCTATATAGTCAGTCTCTGTCTGCTGCTACAAAACAATTGCAGAACAACTCTGCATCTACACATTGTCCAGTTAAGATTCTGCTGCATATAAACATAGTACTTGCCTATGTTGAACCGGCATATACATATATAATCACTTCACTACTATTAACATTCAACTGACATCTGTACTTGTCATCATAAGTAGATCGCTACTATTACTATATGACTGACACCTGCATTTATCATTATAAGCACATCGTTCTTCAGTGGGGATATGCATTTCATTCCTCATATCGACTATAAGCTTAGACATAATTTCTGCGTTAATAGAGTTCTTTCGATATTTTTTACCTAACTTGAAATTAGATTGCCTTATATAACTTTGTATGCAAATCTTTCAAAACTTTACCTTCACATCCTTTTGTTCTCCTGAATGTGCATACTTGACTGTACATCATTTGCATTCTCATCTGTTCTCCTGAATGTTCATCTGCTTCAGCAATGGTATGTGCTATCCAAGACCCTTGCTGAGGAAGCTGCATGGAAGTTCGCAAATGATAATGGATTTGAAATAGTTACAATAAACCCAGCAATGGTCATCGGTCCCCTGTTGCAGCCTACACTGAATACTAGCGTAGAAGCAATATTGAAGTTTATAAATGGTATGTCTGTATGTGGCTTCATAATTAATTTTTTATAGGTTAGCTCTAGCAAGTATGTAAGGTAGAGCTCTGTTACGCCCTACACACATTTTGCATTTGTCGTTTGTTTGAGAAAATACCCCTGTTAAGCCATTAGCACAATTTCTGCAAACAAGCTCAAGATATTCCAAGTGATGTTGAATTAATGTTTCTTTCATTTCTTTTTATGTGTGTACATGTGTTTTGGGCACTGGCATAAGCACTGTTGGTGCCATATGGAATGATTCTACTCTTCATTGTTTATCTAGCTAATTGTTTGTGCATCCTAAACCTGCACGTTACATGTACGGTGAATGTTCTGAATCTTATAAgaaactagcaagatgcccgtgcgttgcacgaaacatgaagatgcatttgtatgagtagtttatcttatGAGAGAAAAAGATGAACAAGGAAAAGCCGTAtctacaaatgtggagaggagtgcgggtaaattgtcatagtttccttcctacccgttagatatagatcgggcgacctatattgcaggatgacaggcacaccatcatcaccaactctgctttttataaTCTTATAAGAAATATCAATAAGATGGTTGTTTAATTGGAAGTTTGATTGTTCACTATGGGGGTCTGGCCTATGGTACCTTCAGTGCCATGAATGTATTTTCATCTAACTGAGAGGATATTTGTTGACCGATGGGAAACATGCATGAAATAGATGCTTATGTCTCAAAAATATTTAAAACTACAGTTCTTTTGCCAGAAGAAGTCTACTCTAACGGGACATATTTGAACTCTTGACAAGAAATCCTTGGTATTTTCATGCAGGATCATCTTCTACATAACCCCAATTTCAGCTTTGGCTGGGTAAATGTTAAAGATGTTGCCCTGGCACATATCCTTGCATATGAAGTTCCTTCGGCAAACGGAAGATACTGTATGGTTGAAAGAGTTGCTCACCACTCGGAGATTGTCAAGATCATACACGAAATGTACCCCAATTTTCCAGTGCCAGACAAGTAAGCTAACATTCTTTCCAAGCGCTTTCTCAAGTAAATCCCTTGAAATCAATTCGAGAACAGTAGTGTTGGATATTAGTTACTCGTTTCTCGTTGAGGCTTCACGGACACTGTAGAGCGCTTAAGCTGTTCATTTGCACCATTTCTTGTTGAGGCTTTGTGGACACTGTAGTGACAGGACTCATTATTTTCCTTTTTTGTGCAGGTGTGCAGATGACGCACCATTTGTCCCTATCTACCAGGTATCGAAGGACAAGATAAGAAGTTTGGGTATGGAGCTGATTCCCCTGGAGACGAGCCTCAAGGAGACTATCGAGAGCTTGAGAGAGAAAGGATTTGTTACTTCTGAGTCAAGCCATCTATGAAACCTTCTTTCCTTTGGCGTCACTGGATGCATACATGTTTATGTACACCTGAAATAAATGGAGGCATATTGTGCTCTATGGATCCGTTGTGTTCTCATGGATTCGAGGTTCAAGACGTTCCTCAGAATGTGGGCAGCCAGGAGCACGCTTAGCAAATAGAAAGACCCACTACTTAGTGTCGATGACATGCTGGTGGACTTCACTCTCTAGTGACATATAGTGTGTATTTCTACATGAGTTTATATGTATACTATACTCTATAGATAATTTCTGAAAATAATCCAATTGAGAAGGAAATGTCTTAAGTGGAAACTGGGTCTAAGGGGGATTCAGTATTTCCAGACTATTGAGTAGTGTAAGTGTCATGACAATTATTGGTCATGATGCAGTAATTGTTGGTTCTAGTCAAGCAACAATTGCACTCCCTATGGGTACTATATGGTAATCTTTGCTGGATGTATCTATATTCTACCCATACTTCACTGAATTTTAAGAATATTTATAATGGTTTTCATGTTGAAACTCATAAACTGAGTGAGGTTGAAAACCTACTCGTAACTCAGCAAAAGAGTTTTTCAAGGAAATTTAGAGTAAATGCTTCTCTATATTGTGTATTGTACTATACATGCGTTAAACTAGGTACATGTTTGGCATACAAATTAATTTTCTAGATTCTTGGTAAGTCAAGATACGGCATGGTCACCTAGGCCATCCTAATGTTGGGATGATGAGAACATTATTGATGGTTCCACTGCCGACCAACGAAATTCGGCCCGTTTGGCAGGTTTGCATATGAGTACCATCAATTGCATCAATACAATCATGTGAAGGCATGAACAAACTGAACTGTTATTGTTCACAACAATAAATTCATGTCATGGATTAAActaatactccctccggtcctttttactctggaattctctgaagtcaaacttcacaaagtttgaccgtatttatatgaaaaaatatcaacatctgccatgctaaagttatataatataaaactttaagtcatgacacatctagTAGTATTGATTTTAGATTGTGAATGTTGGCACTTTTTTCTacaaagttggtcaaactttacgaagcttgacttcagtcaaaccttatatgcgaactaaaaagaaCCGGAGGGAGTAGTTAGTACTGCTCATCTTGAAATATGGATACCATCTATAGCTCGTTCATACCTTCGGAGGAGTTTGACCAGTAAATTGCTTTATTATCTCTCCATTCACATACATGACTTGCTTGAAATACAAGGATATTGTCTCATTGGATCTTCTGGATATGTTGTGAATCACTCTAAATCTATGATTATGACTTACAACATTAAGAAACATTGTCACTTGCTCTTTGAAAGAGGTGAGGATGCTATCTTTTATCAACTGCCTCTCTCTAAATGTCTTCACAAGCTTGGAAAAGGGGTACTTCTCATTCGAAGCATGTTCACAGACTCTACATCGTTACACTTGTATGTGTAGTTCAGATTAGTCATCCTCTCCCTATCTCAAGGAAGCATGGTAGCATATGTGTCCACACTCCTGGAATTGCGAGTAAATATGTGTCTAAATTATACTAAAAGGCAGAATTTTCACTATCATATGTTTATTCTTGTATATTATGAAAAGTGTATTTTTTGTGCAAATTGTGTGCAGATTTTTTCATAAATGTTTTAGGatatcttttatttttcttcttctgtGAAGGTAATACCAATGTCACTAATTTATTTTTGATATAaaattttatttcttttatttttttgtattttaTACACGCAACTAGTATATATTGTGCATGTAATTTTACTAGAATGCAAAAATTACCCTATTAGATGCTTATTTCTCTGCATATTATAAAAACAGTGTCGTTTCTATGCAAATTGTGTACAAGTTTTTGTCATGATTTGTTAAATGCGTATAGAAAAAATATTaaccatgtattcaaaaaatgttaaacttgtatttgaaaaataaagaatttagaaaatgttaaatgtgtatataaaaatattctaccatgtatttaaaaatgttaatttg from Triticum urartu cultivar G1812 unplaced genomic scaffold, Tu2.1 TuUngrouped_contig_6661, whole genome shotgun sequence encodes:
- the LOC125530927 gene encoding phenylacetaldehyde reductase-like isoform X2, which codes for MSSGMGKVVCVTGASGYIASWLVKLLLHRGYTVRATVRDTADPKRTLHLQALDGAKDRLHLFKASLLEEGSFDAAVAGCDCVFHTASPFYHNVKDPKAELLDPAVNGTLNVLRSCKKASIKRVIITSSMAAVAYNGKPRTPDVVVDETWFSSAEVCEKNEQWYVLSKTLAEEAAWKFANDNGFEIVTINPAMVIGPLLQPTLNTSVEAILKFINGMSDHLLHNPNFSFGWVNVKDVALAHILAYEVPSANGRYCMVERVAHHSEIVKIIHEMYPNFPVPDKCADDAPFVPIYQVSKDKIRSLGMELIPLETSLKETIESLREKGFVTSESSHL
- the LOC125530927 gene encoding phenylacetaldehyde reductase-like isoform X1 encodes the protein MSSGMGKVVCVTGASGYIASWLVKLLLHRGYTVRATVRDTADPKRTLHLQALDGAKDRLHLFKASLLEEGSFDAAVAGCDCVFHTASPFYHNVKDPKAELLDPAVNGTLNVLRSCKKASIKRVIITSSMAAVAYNGKPRTPDVVVDETWFSSAEVCEKNEDHLLHNPNFSFGWVNVKDVALAHILAYEVPSANGRYCMVERVAHHSEIVKIIHEMYPNFPVPDKCADDAPFVPIYQVSKDKIRSLGMELIPLETSLKETIESLREKGFVTSESSHL